TTAATTAATTTTGTTACCATAACTTAACCTGTTACTACATGAAAAATAAACTAACCCTATTAGGTTCATTGTTTTTAATGTCAATGTCCCTACAAGCACAGACCGATGATGGCATAATTCGCCTAACCGAATTTGCTTATCCTGTAAAGCGTCAAAATCTAAACATTCCCGATGTAAATGGATTTAAAGTATTGAAATGTGATTTTCACATGCATACAGTATTTACAGATGGACATGTATGGCCAAATGTTCGTGTTCAAGAAGCTTGGAGGGAGGGATTGGATGCCATATCTTATACTGAACATATGGAATATAATCCACATAGTGCAGATGTTAAAGTTGACCATAATCGTTCCCATGATTTAGCTGTAGAACTTGCAAAAGAGAATAATATAGTTTTAGTGAAAGGAACAGAAGTGACCCGTCAAACGCCTCCAGGTCATTTCAACGCTTTGTTTATTCAGGATGCCAATGTTTTGGTTGCAGACAATAATTCTAATTTGGACCAAGAAGCAATCGATAAAGCATATGCACAAAAAGCTTTTATCTTATGGAATCACCCCGGATGGAAAGCAACTGCTATCCCTGGCTCTTATGAATGGATCGATTTCGTAGAAAAAATGTACCAAGAGAAAAAACTTCACGGAATTGAAGTAGTAAACGGTCTAGGCTTCCATAAAAAAGCATTGGACTGGGCTTTAGACCGCAATTTGACAATCATAGGAAACACGGATATTCACAATCTTATAGCTCATGACTATAATATTGAGGCACCTGGTGTTCACAGAACAATGACCCTGGTGATGGCAAAAGACCGTTCCGCAAGCGGTATTCGCGAAGCATTAGAAGCAGGAAGAACAGTGGCTTGGTCAAGTAATTACTTGTTTGGAAAAGAAGAAAATGTCCGCAACCTTGTGAATGCTTCAATTTCTGTATCGCCATCTTACCATGAGAAAACCAACTCCAAAACTAAAGTCTCAACAAAATATTATGAAATAACGAACAATAGCGATCTCTATTTCGAATTGGAAATCAAAGAAGGAAAGGGTACCAAAAGAATTGTTCTTTATCCTGAATCTACCCAGATCTTAACAGCTGAAGCTGGTCAATCCAAATTGTCCTATGAATTGTTTCGACATATATCAGAAGCGATAAACATTTATTATTTGATATCAATCTCAAATAATAAACCTAGGAAAGCAATGGATTTAAAATTTTAAACACAACCCTTATTTAGGCCAAAACCCTGGATGGTAATAACATAAACCCTTTAATTTCTAATAGAAGCGTCCCAGATTTTTGGGACGCTTTTTTAATTTTATTTAATGAATCAGTAATAAACTGATAGAAGCTAATATCAATAATAAGAAAGTAAATGCGATTGAATTGAAGAAAAATATCAACATACCTAAGAGTATGCTGCTTCTTTTTTTGGTAGCATAGAAACGATGATGAGCTATGAAAAAATAAAGCACAACATAAATAAAACCTATACCATATATCCAGGTACTCAGCGTCTTAAACCAATCATAATGGATCAATGACGGTTCGATGAGGTTGAGAATCAGAAAAAATGCAGTTACAAAAAGTAAGAATGAAAAATAATGTAGGGTAAATACCCCGTGATCATAATACCACCATTTCTTTTTATTATGGAATATATATAGTATAAATGCAAATACCGGTAGATAGAAGAATAGTGCTTTGGGGAAAGTATGCATAAAAACCGTTACGAAACTCTGAACAATTTCTTCAACAGGAGTTTTATTTTCTTTCAGTTCGTAATATTTCTTTGCAAAGGGCCTTAATATTTTTCTGAGTGTGGAATTTTTTGGCTGTTGTTATCGAGTCATAATCAGCTAAGGATTCGACTTTCGAGATACTTGCTGTATTTTCCGACAAATATGAGTTATCGTCAGTAAGGGAATCTTGGATTTGCTTATCTCCAGGAATTAGTCTCATTGCCTCTCTTAATTCAATGGAGTCTTCTTCGCTTAGGTTAGGATTGTTAAATAGTTCTTGAATAGCTTTCTGCTCAGATATTTCATTTTGCAAAGAGTCAATTGAAACTTCATCCTGGTTGCTATGATTATTAATGGTGATAAAGGAGGCAATAAAAAATGTTACAAACGAAATAAATATATAAAGCTTTACTGGAGGTACATATTGCTGTCGTTTACCTGATAAATATATTTTTTGTCAGTTTCCCTGGGTAGAAGAGTAAGTATTTAATTGTCTTCCAGAATTGACCATCATAGTGCGTAAAATCCTCAAAGAAATGAGTAAATAAATAATGGAATGGTTGTCTATTTTCTGTGTTTTCTTGACCACAATGTGGGCAATAGCGTTCTTCTACAATGTGCCCGCAATTGAGGCAATTTTTCTCAGCTCGTAATTTTCCGTGACTCATGGATTGGTTAGTTTTAATGCAAATTAAAATTTTTCTAAATCATTTGAAATGCATCTTGTAAATAAAAAAATAGAAATTGGTTTTTATTCAACAAACCTTGGGATTGGGGCTAATTTTGTAGTAGATTTTTAACCATTTGAAAAATAATTGGCAGAAAAAATTAAAACATAACATTTGCTTAATTAATTTCTTACAATTTCTTTACACAAAAAGTTGGATATGCTAATTCGTTAATATTGACTTAACAATTTGTTAATTCTTAATCTTCAATTTTGTGGAGATGAGAAAAAGTATTAACCGCATTTTTCCGATTATACCTCTAATTGGAGCTGCACTTTTCTATTCATGTAGTAACAATGCCAACTCAATTAAGATGAAGGGCTCAGATACGGAAGTTAATCTTGCCGTTAATTTAGCTGAGAAATTTACTATGCTCGATCCTACATTTAGCATAGCCATTTCTGGAGGTGGTTCAGGTTTGGGAATTACATCCCTGATGAATGGACAAGCAGATATCGCAAATTCTTCCCGTCCACTATCGGCGGAGGAAGTCCAACAGTTCAAAGATAAAAACATTGAAATCAAGACCGTTGTGTTCGCCGAGGATGCTACTGCATTTATTGTCCACAAAGATCTTCCAATAGATTCAATTGATGTTGAATCTTTGGCAAAAATCATGGACGGCACCATTAAAAACTGGTCTGAGGTGTCGGGTCTTTCTTATCCAATTAATATATATGGTCGTCAGAGCAGTTCCGGGACTCATTCTTTTGTTAAGAAGAAACTCAAAATCGAGTTTACAAATACAGCTAAAGAGATGACTGGAAACGCGCAAATTATCGAAGGGGTGAAAGCAGATAAAACAGGGATTGGATATGTTGGGGCAGGATATGTAGGGCATGATCCTTCTGCTTCTCATGGAATCAAAATTTTAAAGATCAAGGACAGTAAAGAATCTATAGCTGTTTTCTCCTTTGGACCAAACGGCAATAAATAATGGCACTTACTTTTTTCAGAGACCATTGTATCAATTTATTCTTGCAGAATCTTGGGATAAAGTTCGTCCTTTTATAAATTTTGAAAGAAGTCCGTCAGGAAGGTTATTGATTGAAGACCACGGTTATTACATCTTAGAAAGTCAAAAAAATGAAATATAAAGCTAGACTATCTCTTGACGTTTTTTTTCAAATTCGTCTTTAAAGCAACAGGCTTTCTTGTTCTGGCATTGTTGGGAGGGATCCTTGCCATGCTGATCTATAATTCCTTTTCATTCTTTATGAATGTGAGGCCGTTGGATTTTATAACTGGAATGGAATGGAACCCTACGGCAAAAATTCCAAAATATGGGATGCTACCGTTGATCATCAGTACTACGATTGTCACTTTTGGGGCCATGATTATTGCGATTCCATTAGGAATTGGGACTGCAGCTTTTATTGCTGAATATGCTAGCCCCAGACTAAAGAATATATTAAAACCAACCATTGAGATGCTGGCTGCAATACCTTCTGTGGTGATTGGTTTCTTAGGGATTGTCGTAGTGAGTCCAGGGATTGCAAGTCTGGCAGACCTATCTAATGGATTAAATGCTTTAAACGGAGCGATCCTTTTGGCTGTTATGGCATTACCAACTATTATTACCGTTGCTGAAGATGCTATTCATGCTGTTCCTAAAACATACAAAGAAGCGAGCTATGGAGTCGGTGCAACAAAATGGCAAACCTTATGTAAGGTAGTTATCCCTGCTGCGGCACCCGGAATTATTGCTGCGGTGATGCTAGGAGTAGGGCGTGCTATTGGTGAAACCATGACTGTTCTGATGGCTACAGGAAATGCCTCAATATTGCCAACTAGCATGTTTGATTCCGTGAAGACCATGACGGCGACTATTGCTATAGAAATGGGTGAGGTGCCATACCAGACTACGCATTATTTTGCCTTGTATGCCATAGCAACCGTACTTTTCATAATGACCTTGGCGGCAAATATGTTGGGAGAATATTTTATTAACCGTTTCAGAAAATATCATGCAGCTTAGAAATAATAAATTATCGAGTGTCATCGAGTGGGGTACCCTTTTGATAAGTACCACTTTGGTATGTTTCTTCTTAGTTGTTGTTATTTGGGAAATTGTTTCTAAAGGAGCAAGTCAAATATCCTGGGAATTTGTAAGTCAAGTTCCAACAGATGGCATGACAAAGGGAGGGATTCTGACTCCAATAATCGGTACAGTTTTATTAACCTTGATAACTGCTTTGTTCTCCATTCCTTTTGGTGTGGCTTGTGCGATTTATTTACAAGAATATGCAGAAGATAATTGGTTGACCAGAACTATTCGTGCGTCTATTCGTAACCTCTCAGGTGTTCCTTCCATTATATATGGTCTTTTCGGATTAGCCCTGTTTGTTCAGGCTCTTCAATTTGGGACATCCTTGATTGCTGCTGGATTAACATTGGGGCTTTTGTCATTACCTTACATTATCACAACAACAGAAGAAGCGTTGATGCGAATTCCAAATAGTACAAGGGAAGCTGCCTTGGCAGTCGGTGCTACTAAGTTTGAAACCATTAAAGATGTGGTCATTCCATCGGCTATGTCAGGAATACTTACTGGGGTTGTATTGACTTTGTCACGCGCCGCAGGTGAAACTGCTCCGATATTATTCACAGGTGCTGCCTTTTATATTAACGGTACCAGTGGATTTGTGAATCAAGAATTTATGGCATTGCCATACCATTTATATATGCTTTCAACACAGCATCAGTCCATCGATGAGGTTCGACCGATCGCTTATGGAACAGCTTTAGTGTTGATTGTTGTTGTGTTCTTATTGAACTTGACAGCATTTTATATTCGTTATAAGTACAGAAAAAATGAAAACTAAGTTATCTGCAGAAAATTTAAATATCAGTTTTGGAACAAAGCATGTTCTTAAAAATGTTAATGTGGAGTTCGCTGAAAATGAAATCACGGCATTGATAGGTCCATCAGGATGCGGGAAGAGTACATTATTGAGATCTTTCAATAGAATGCATGATCTATCGCCAGATGCAAAAATTACAGGTTCTCTAAAATTAGAAGACTTAGACCTTTATTCTAGAACAGTTCCAGTAACTGAAATCAGAAAGCGTATTGGAATGGTATTTCAAAAAGCAAATCCATTTCCAAAAAGTATTTACGAAAATATTGCTTACGGTTTAAAGATCAACAACTTACCACATGACAAGGCAATCATAGAAAAAGCTCTTCGTGAGGCTTTTTTATGGGAAGAGGTAAAGAATGACCTTAAAAATGCCAGCAACGAGACTTTCTGGTGGACAACAACAACGTTTATGTATTGCAAGGGCAGTAGCTCTGCGTCCTGAAGTCATCTTGATGGATGAGCCTTGTTCAGCTCTCGACCCTGTTAGTACACTAAAAATCGAAGAGCTTATTTCTCATCTTAAAGAAAAATATACTATTGTCATCGTTACGCACAATATGCAACAAGCACAACGAATAGCCGATAAAACCGTGTTTTATGTATCTGGGAGAAGTAAAAGAAGAAGGCTATACAAGCCAAATATTCGGAAACCCTATTAACGAAGTAACAGCAAATTATATTACTGGTCAATTCGGCTAAAATTTCAGTGGCAGGTGGGGACACCTGCCACGGCATTTCGCCGTGGTCGGTGTCTCCACCGACCACCAATAAAGAGAGATTATCTCACATCCCACATCTCACATCTCACAACTCACATCTCACATCTCAAATCCCACCTCCATGTTTAATTTCTGTTAAACTTAAAATTCAGTTATTTATAATTACAATTTTGTATTATATTTAACTATAAAATAATTTAAGTTATGAAAAATTCATTATTGTTAATTGGCCTGTTGGCTATGACTATTTCAAAGCTGCGGTTTAAAAGGTTCTGGTGAGACTGTTGCAGGACCACAGCTGTTGACTGTAGAATTTACAGGAGCGATGGATTCTACCATTCAAAATAACAAAGGTAAAGCTAAATTATTGGCTGTTCCTGCAGATGTTGCAGATGTAGAAGCAACAGTTATAGATGAGGTAGAATTTGAAACCAATGAAATTCCTTTCAGTGTGGAGTTTGAAATTCCTGTTGACCATGTATCTAAAATCAAGCCTGAGATTGTTGAAGGAGCACCTGTAAAATATTATATCTCGATGGATTGGGATTCGAATGCCGATGGGATTCAGGATTCAACAGACGTGATGATTGATTTTGACAAGCAATTCCCACATGTTGATATAACTCAATTGCATCAACAAGTATTTGGTCAAATAATTTCTCTTTTGGGACAAGCTTATTTTTTATTTGGTAAGCAAAGAAATTATGCTAATTAAAATATAGCTATTTGCACAACGGATGACTTAGTAAATCAAATTTACTAAGTCATCCGTTTTTATTTCTGGATTATAGCACAGCTTTTAGGTGTGCCCATACATTTTCTGCCAATATATGCTGCCCTTCTTTGGTAGGGTGAACCCCATCTGCTTGATTTAGGTTTTGGATACCTGCCACTTTATCCAATAAGAATGGGACCAAAGTCATGTTTTGTTCTTTTGCTAGTTTGGGAAATATTGCAGAGAAATCTTTAAAATATTGATCTCCCATACTTGGTGGTACCATCATTCCTGCCAAAACAAGTTTGCAGTTTGGATAAGCTGCTTTTACTTTATTTACAATTTCATTTAGATTCTGAAAGGTTGATTCTGGTGAAATTCCTCGGAGCCCATCATTCGCGCCGAGTTCCAAAACAAAAACATCAATAGAATCTTTTAATAACCATTCGATTCGATCTTTTCCGCCTGCTGAAGTTTCTCCGCTAAGTCCGGCATTGATACAAGTATAAGGTAAGCCTAATGAATCGATTTTCTGTTGAATTAATGCGGGGAATGCTTCTGATTGATCTGCCAGTCCTAAACCAGCGGTTAAACTATTCCCAAAAAACAGGATCTTTTTTTCATTCGTTAGAGGAGTGTCTATTGTACTGGTAGAATCTGTTTTGGACTCTGAATTTTGGGTGGAATTCGAATTATTGCAAGATGCAAGTAAAAAAAACAGCAATTGCTGTCATTATTAGTGACTTCATGTGATTCATAAAGCTAATTTAATTAAAAATTAATATATAAATTTATTGGATATGTCATCTACTATGATTCTACAAGTACAACATGTTTTCAAAAACTATCAAATTGGAGACAATAATATTCCTGTATTAAATGATATTAATTTCGAGATTGAAACGGGTTCTACGGTTTCGATTGTAGGTCCATCTGGCAGTGGTAAGACCACCTTGTTGGGTTTATGTGCTGGCCTAGACCAAAGTTCTGAAGGCGACATTATTTTGAATGGAATCAAACTGAGTGGTTTGAGTGAGGATAAGTTAGCCGAAGTCCGAAAATGAACATGTTGGTTTTGTATTCCAAAACTTTCAGTTGTTGCCCACTTTAACGGCGATAGAAAATGTTTTAGTCCCAATGGAACTGAGAGGAGTGAAAAATGGACAAAAGGAAGCCATGGATTTGCTGGACCGAGTTGGATTGGCTGCAAGGGCAGACCACTATCCATCGCAATTGTCTGGAGGGGAGCAACAGCGAGTTTCATTGGCTAGAGCCTTCGCCAACAAGCCAAAGATCTTGTTTGCTGATGAACCCACTGGAAACCTCGATGCAGAAACCAGCTTGATCATTGAGGATATGCTCTTTCAATTAAATAAGGAGTCAGGTACAACATTGGTAATTGTCACTCATGATTTAGATTTGGCTGCCAAGACACAAAAGATAATTCCAATTAAAGGAGGGAAGATCCAATGAATTGGAAATGGTTATTCTTAATGGCCTGGCGAGATAGCCGAAAAAATAGGTCTAGGTTATTCCTTTTTATATCTTCCATTATTTTGGGAATTGCGGCTTTGGTCGCCATGAATTCCTTTAATATGAATTTAAAAAAGGATATAGATTCTCAAGCAGCTGAATTGATAGGGGCAGATCTTGAGCTCGAAAGCAGAAGGCTTCCTGATGCTGAAGCTATGAAATTCATAGACTCTTTGAAAACATTGAGTGATGATTTTGCCAAAGAGGAAAGGTTTATGTCAATGATCAGGTTTCCAAGGCTGACGGGTCGCGCTTAGTACAGGTAAGAGCAATTGAAGGCGGATATCCTTTTTATGGTAATGTAGAAACTAATCCCCAAAATAGTTTTTCTGCATTTGGAAAAGAAAAGGGTGTATATGTAGAAAAATTCTCTCCTTCTTCAATTTAATGCTAAGGTGCAAGATTCGGTACAGTTGGGGAAACAATAGTTATTTGATATTAGGGAATGTACTTTCACAGCCTGGTCAAGCTGCTATTGCAGGTGCGATGGCGCCCTCTGTTTTTGTGCCAATTAAACAACTTGAAAATTCAGGTCTGCAGCAAACAGGAAGTAGGATTGAATATCATTATTATTTTAAACTTCCAAAGAACTTTCAAGTAGACAAAAAAATAAAAGAACTTGAAGATAGAATTACTGAACTCCAATTAAGAGCATCAACAATTCAAACAACCAAGGAAAATACGGGTCGTTCCTTCGAAGATATGGCTAGTTTTATGGAGCTTGTTGGTTTTGTAGCCTTATTGCTGGGATGTATTGGTGTTTCAAGTGCGGTACAGATTTATGTTCGCGAAAAATTGATATCAGTTGCGGTATTGAGATGTTTGGGGACTACTGCTAAACAAGCATTTTACATCTTTTTGATTCAGTTTGCAGGAATCGGTTTGTTAGGTGGAATCATTGGGGCAATATTGGGTTCATTAATTCAATATATCATCCCAATTGTTATGCAAGATGTGCTGCCAGTGAGTCTTTCTACGGGAGTTTCATGGTTGGCAATTCTGGAAGGTATAGGTTTAGGGGTTGTCATTGCTGTTCTATTTGCTTTATTGCCTCTAATGGCTGTCAGGAATATCTCACCATTAAACTCAATTCGTGTATCTGACAAGGAAGAAAGCCTATTCAAGGATAAGGCCAGTTGGTGGATTTATTTGTTGATTATAGGATTTATTACCGGTTTTGCTAGGCTTCAAATGGATGATTGGGTACAGACCCTAATATTTGTTGTTGGTGTAGGTATTACTTTTTTATTGCTGTATGCTGTTGCCAAGGGATTTACTTTCTTGGTTAAAAAATATTTTCCAAAGAAATGGCCATATTTATGGAGACAGGGATTGTCAAATCTATACCGTCCAACAACCAAACTGTAATCTTGATGATTTCTATTGGCCTTGGAACTGCATTAATAGCAACCATGTTCCTAGTACAGGATTTATTAATCAATCGCGTTAGAATTTCATCGGAACAGAGCCAAGCAAACATGTTGATGTTTGATATTCAGCCATCACAAGCTGATGAATTGAAGAGTTTGGCAAATACAGAAGGATACCCAATTTTGGAAGCTGTCCCAATTGTGACGATGCAATTGCAAAGTGTAAATGGAACCACCCTCAAAGATGTAGTTGCTGATAGTACCAATGAAGTTAATTCCCGTGCATTTAGAGGTGAGATTAGAGCAACATACCGAGACTCATTGACCTCATCAGAAAGCCTTACCTCAGGAAAATTTGTAGGAAAAGTGGGGAAAAATGATACAGCATCGGTTTCATTGGATAAAGGTTATGCTGAAAACATAAAGGTAAAAGTGGGGGATCGGTTAGAATTCAATGTCCAAGGATTAATTGTTCCAGCAAAAGTCAGTAGTATCCGTCAAGTAGATTGGAATAGGTTTCAGTCGAACTTTAGGGTTGTATTTGCTTCAGGTACGATTGACCAAGCTCCACAATTTTATCTGATGATGACCAAGGTGCCCACTGAAATTGAATCAAGTAAATTTCAACAAAAAATTGTAAATAGTTTTCCAAATGTATCAGTTATAGATATGAATGCTGTTCTAAAAGTGCTTCAAGAAATATTGGATAAAATTGGTTTTATTATTCAATTTATGGGTGCATTCAGCATTCTAACAGGAATA
The Sphingobacterium daejeonense genome window above contains:
- a CDS encoding substrate-binding domain-containing protein, with the protein product MRKSINRIFPIIPLIGAALFYSCSNNANSIKMKGSDTEVNLAVNLAEKFTMLDPTFSIAISGGGSGLGITSLMNGQADIANSSRPLSAEEVQQFKDKNIEIKTVVFAEDATAFIVHKDLPIDSIDVESLAKIMDGTIKNWSEVSGLSYPINIYGRQSSSGTHSFVKKKLKIEFTNTAKEMTGNAQIIEGVKADKTGIGYVGAGYVGHDPSASHGIKILKIKDSKESIAVFSFGPNGNK
- a CDS encoding ABC transporter ATP-binding protein; the encoded protein is MPTLTAIENVLVPMELRGVKNGQKEAMDLLDRVGLAARADHYPSQLSGGEQQRVSLARAFANKPKILFADEPTGNLDAETSLIIEDMLFQLNKESGTTLVIVTHDLDLAAKTQKIIPIKGGKIQ
- a CDS encoding arylesterase, producing MLFFLLASCNNSNSTQNSESKTDSTSTIDTPLTNEKKILFFGNSLTAGLGLADQSEAFPALIQQKIDSLGLPYTCINAGLSGETSAGGKDRIEWLLKDSIDVFVLELGANDGLRGISPESTFQNLNEIVNKVKAAYPNCKLVLAGMMVPPSMGDQYFKDFSAIFPKLAKEQNMTLVPFLLDKVAGIQNLNQADGVHPTKEGQHILAENVWAHLKAVL
- a CDS encoding Sb-PDE family phosphodiesterase — translated: MKNKLTLLGSLFLMSMSLQAQTDDGIIRLTEFAYPVKRQNLNIPDVNGFKVLKCDFHMHTVFTDGHVWPNVRVQEAWREGLDAISYTEHMEYNPHSADVKVDHNRSHDLAVELAKENNIVLVKGTEVTRQTPPGHFNALFIQDANVLVADNNSNLDQEAIDKAYAQKAFILWNHPGWKATAIPGSYEWIDFVEKMYQEKKLHGIEVVNGLGFHKKALDWALDRNLTIIGNTDIHNLIAHDYNIEAPGVHRTMTLVMAKDRSASGIREALEAGRTVAWSSNYLFGKEENVRNLVNASISVSPSYHEKTNSKTKVSTKYYEITNNSDLYFELEIKEGKGTKRIVLYPESTQILTAEAGQSKLSYELFRHISEAINIYYLISISNNKPRKAMDLKF
- the pstA gene encoding phosphate ABC transporter permease PstA is translated as MQLRNNKLSSVIEWGTLLISTTLVCFFLVVVIWEIVSKGASQISWEFVSQVPTDGMTKGGILTPIIGTVLLTLITALFSIPFGVACAIYLQEYAEDNWLTRTIRASIRNLSGVPSIIYGLFGLALFVQALQFGTSLIAAGLTLGLLSLPYIITTTEEALMRIPNSTREAALAVGATKFETIKDVVIPSAMSGILTGVVLTLSRAAGETAPILFTGAAFYINGTSGFVNQEFMALPYHLYMLSTQHQSIDEVRPIAYGTALVLIVVVFLLNLTAFYIRYKYRKNEN
- a CDS encoding ATP-binding cassette domain-containing protein — its product is MSSTMILQVQHVFKNYQIGDNNIPVLNDINFEIETGSTVSIVGPSGSGKTTLLGLCAGLDQSSEGDIILNGIKLSGLSEDKLAEVRK
- the pstC gene encoding phosphate ABC transporter permease subunit PstC, with amino-acid sequence MTFFFKFVFKATGFLVLALLGGILAMLIYNSFSFFMNVRPLDFITGMEWNPTAKIPKYGMLPLIISTTIVTFGAMIIAIPLGIGTAAFIAEYASPRLKNILKPTIEMLAAIPSVVIGFLGIVVVSPGIASLADLSNGLNALNGAILLAVMALPTIITVAEDAIHAVPKTYKEASYGVGATKWQTLCKVVIPAAAPGIIAAVMLGVGRAIGETMTVLMATGNASILPTSMFDSVKTMTATIAIEMGEVPYQTTHYFALYAIATVLFIMTLAANMLGEYFINRFRKYHAA
- a CDS encoding ABC transporter permease — translated: MILGNVLSQPGQAAIAGAMAPSVFVPIKQLENSGLQQTGSRIEYHYYFKLPKNFQVDKKIKELEDRITELQLRASTIQTTKENTGRSFEDMASFMELVGFVALLLGCIGVSSAVQIYVREKLISVAVLRCLGTTAKQAFYIFLIQFAGIGLLGGIIGAILGSLIQYIIPIVMQDVLPVSLSTGVSWLAILEGIGLGVVIAVLFALLPLMAVRNISPLNSIRVSDKEESLFKDKASWWIYLLIIGFITGFARLQMDDWVQTLIFVVGVGITFLLLYAVAKGFTFLVKKYFPKKWPYLWRQGLSNLYRPTTKL
- a CDS encoding ABC transporter permease; the protein is METGIVKSIPSNNQTVILMISIGLGTALIATMFLVQDLLINRVRISSEQSQANMLMFDIQPSQADELKSLANTEGYPILEAVPIVTMQLQSVNGTTLKDVVADSTNEVNSRAFRGEIRATYRDSLTSSESLTSGKFVGKVGKNDTASVSLDKGYAENIKVKVGDRLEFNVQGLIVPAKVSSIRQVDWNRFQSNFRVVFASGTIDQAPQFYLMMTKVPTEIESSKFQQKIVNSFPNVSVIDMNAVLKVLQEILDKIGFIIQFMGAFSILTGIIVLISSVRISKFQRIRENVLLRTLGASRKQIYLITISEYLFLGLLSALTGVIIALVASYLLAIFVFESVFVPSILMILILIFLIVGLTVIVGLINSLAVINKSPSRSLTKGVMIKILFYQNSKRFLTNF